One window of the Pieris brassicae chromosome 2, ilPieBrab1.1, whole genome shotgun sequence genome contains the following:
- the LOC123719995 gene encoding integrator complex subunit 7 has translation MIGVKMNTFNDNAGEPEQDANSALTELDKGLRSGKVGEQCEAIVRFPRLFEKYPFPILINSSFLKLSDVFRMGNNFLRLWVLRVCEQSEKHLDKILNVDEFLRRVFGVLHSNDPVARALALRTLGAVAGIIPERQNVHHAIRRGLESHDNVEVDAAIYATTKFAAHSNTFAVAMCNKLSDMVECESTGAERRAKLVRALRTVHGGAVRAQGVLKLLRSLLERFPSSSSVRAAITALTAIAADTVVHVPDQVELLLSLAMNDPRSGVRRAALVGLLKLAEHAALWSAESIQDLVRAATETKDTDHTMLCLQVMQILVRCPAVCTAAGCPRAGSSALRQYCADATLSLDTRHAAIAADVLTRIVVHCYQETLPVDGADLMLALESLVISTGNAPQQNIRPLRIALRCLVQLSTAEPMLYAERTAAVVGAQLSTTREEAGGKRQVALLEALAALAGSHCAPALQFLLPALEATKEASLTDPSYDGTTLVLICTVLLQERSRAALAMKLNSSWMKRIHDAITGADGWTRYRVAKAALRYGHHNLAADILKRLSEEAPSESAQRWLIALYRAAAADAKLLEDGISGLEEASAGWEAFGDAGLSTGRGGVCSAGCGGCAACSPLAAAWASARATALMALARTAAAARAVYTQPPPAIALAHAQAARDPASRAGACVTALRRAARALNSLAQRYGAISRTAFHAHHSTHRLFNISQYTYSQLAQFLERITMSQVERPELTNKELKPTSLEESIALSPSVALAEISAKLFDNPTTGSGISHRHLEAVIAAVRACAVGAVWPRCVCAGGGAAALCRVSLSPPWRPPPADHAAALPLSHRLALNLEGVILPPHSNKKKPIRQVKGVQITVTATPHPRTNEKTVELTNIPPVLTAVQTVTPIRDFFSAQQLVSVNAAGLYTVAVEAAFVDDKGELWNTGPRSSIVIKAHEDPSTKGNAQTTRSRF, from the exons ATGATTGGTGTTAAAATGAATACATTTAATGATAATGCTGGGGAACCAGAACAAGACGCTAACTCAGCTTTAACAGAGTTAGACAAAG gaCTTAGGTCTGGAAAAGTTGGTGAACAATGCGAAGCAATCGTTCGTTTCCCCCGGTTGTTTGAAAAATACCCATTTCCAATACTTATCAATTCATCATTCCTAAAACTGTCTGACGTATTTCGTATGGGCAATAACTTCTTAAGGTTATGGGTACTGCGAGTTTGTGAACAAAGTGAAAAGCATTTGGATAAAATATTGAACGTAGATGAGTTTCTAAGGAGAGTATTTGGTGTGCTACATTCTAATGACCCAGTTGCTAGGGCATTAGCACTTAGGACTTTGGGCGCTGTCGCAGGAATTATACCAGAACGGCAAAACGTACATCACGCTATAAGGAGAGGCTTGGAGAGTCATGATAATGTTGAAGTGGATGCTGCTATTTATGCAACAACAAAGTTTGCAGCACACTCTAA TACTTTTGCAGTAGCAATGTGCAATAAGCTCTCAGACATGGTAGAATGTGAGAGCACAGGTGCTGAAAGGCGTGCTAAGCTGGTGAGAGCACTAAGGACTGTACATGGAGGAg cTGTTAGAGCTCAAGGCGTGCTGAAACTTCTGAGATCCTTATTAGAAAGATTTCCATCCTCAAGTTCTGTTAGAGCGGCTATCACAGCTCTCACTGCTATAGCAGCTGACACTGTAGTTCATGTACCAGACCAG GTCGAGCTTTTATTAAGCCTAGCCATGAATGACCCCCGTTCGGGAGTACGTCGAGCGGCATTGGTGGGTCTTCTAAAATTGGCCGAACACGCAGCTCTATGGTCAGCGGAATCTATACAGGATCTAGTACGAGCTGCTACGGAGACAAAGGATACAGATCATACTATGTTATGCTTACAAGTTATGCAG ATTTTGGTCCGTTGTCCGGCGGTGTGTACGGCAGCGGGATGTCCCCGTGCCGGATCTAGTGCCTTACGCCAGTACTGCGCAGACGCCACACTCAGTCTTGACACGCGACACGCTGCCATCGCCGCTGATGTGTTGACCAGGATCGTCGTTCATTG TTACCAAGAAACTTTACCAGTAGACGGCGCAGATTTAATGTTGGCTCTAGAATCTCTGGTCATATCTACGGGAAATGCTCCACAACAGAACATAAGGCCACTGAGGATTGCCTTGCGATGTTTG GTTCAATTAAGTACGGCGGAACCAATGTTGTACGCAGAGCGAACTGCCGCAGTAGTGGGAGCTCAATTGTCAACGACAAGAGAAGAGGCCGGGGGCAAACGACAGGTGGCGCTGCTCGAGGCTCTGGCAGCTTTGGCTGGATCGCACTGTGCGCCTGCGCTTCAGTTCTTGCTACCAGCTTTGGAGGCCACTAA GGAAGCATCACTAACTGACCCTTCATACGATGGCACAACCCTAGTGCTGATCTGCACTGTCTTACTCCAAGAGAGATCCAGAGCTGCCCTCGCTATGAAGCTAAATTCTTCTTGGATGAAGAGGATCCACGATGCTATTACCGGAGCCGATGGCTGGACCAGATATAGGGTTGCTAAAGCGGCTTTAAG aTATGGGCACCATAATCTAGCGGCGGACATATTGAAACGTCTCTCCGAGGAAGCCCCAAGCGAGTCGGCCCAACGCTGGCTCATAGCGCTCTATAGGGCTGCCGCTGCTGATGCTAAACTTTTGGAGGATG GCATCAGTGGGCTAGAAGAAGCAAGTGCTGGATGGGAGGCATTCGGCGACGCCGGCCTTTCCACTGGGCGAGGGGGGGTTTGCTCTGCGGGCTGCGGGGGTTGTGCCGCTTGTTCTCCTCTAGCTGCAGCCTGGGCCAGTGCGAGGGCAACAGCTTTAATGGCCTTAGCTAGAACCGCTGCGGCCGCAAGGGCAGTTTACACGCAACCTCCACCGGCTATTGCGCTTGCGCATGCGCAG GCAGCCCGCGATCCCGCCTCACGTGCAGGCGCGTGCGTTACAGCGTTACGTCGAGCGGCACGAGCGCTCAACTCTTTAGCGCAACGATACGGCGCCATTTCCCGGACCGCCTTCCACGCTCATCATTCTACGCACAGACTGTTCAATAT TTCTCAGTACACGTACAGCCAGTTGGCTCAATTCCTAGAACGGATAACCATGAGCCAAGTGGAAAGACCGGAACTCACTAACAAAGAGCTGAAGCCGACCAGTCTCGAAGAGTCGATAGCTCTGTCTCCATCGGTTGCTCTGGCGGAAATATCTGCCAAACTTTTTGACAACCCTACCACTGGATCCGGAATTTCGCATagg CATCTAGAAGCAGTGATAGCGGCGGTACGCGCATGTGCAGTGGGTGCAGTGTGGCCACGCTGCGTGTGCGCAGGCGGAGGCGCGGCAGCTCTTTGTCGCGTCTCCCTGTCTCCCCCTTGGAGGCCTCCACCGGCGGATCACGCTGCCGCTCTGCCTCTGTCGCACAGGCTGGCTCTGAATTTAGAAGGAGTCATATTGCCACCGCATAG CAACAAGAAGAAACCAATAAGACAAGTCAAAGGCGTACAGATAACTGTGACAGCGACACCGCATCCGCGGACCAATGAaaag ACAGTGGAATTAACGAACATCCCACCAGTATTGACCGCCGTTCAGACAGTAACCCCGATACGAGATTTTTTCTCCGCCCAGCAATTGGTCAGTGTAAACGCGGCCGGGCTGTATACGGTGGCAGTGGAAGCCGCTTTCGTCGACGATAAAGGGGAGTTGTGGAATACGGGACCCAGGTCGTCTATTGTCATTAAG GCTCATGAAGATCCAAGTACTAAGGGCAACGCACAAACGACTAGAAGTCGGTTTTAG
- the LOC123719996 gene encoding leucine-rich repeat neuronal protein 3-like: MHLFTFALVFIVYSRRVQSATLCDSDFCVCRVNHSENEDFGETIDCSYNPRILKDNYDLPDTVYSLDLSWNNLTIINSTKIFKSNTLIELLLDNNRITEIESTALQLPKLKKLDLSNNNLNIIDKETFKNINQLEYLNLANNKFHTVSSLSFHHLGGLSEIILDNNDLGMSLKNKNLFDRSGYGLTHKIRSLSISGIGLNTVYDNFFVDAYDIRKLIISNNNISAVFELPITLEYLDLSDNPIREISGEDFSDVPALKVLLLNNLSINEVPEFAFTSLRGLVNLQLERNKNLTDFNVLAFGQDVLEDADDFTLENLSLKGSRLTTLSNKLKVPFGQLVHLDLQGNLWNCDCSFKWIKTLQINDKYSEHLRCYTPRPYFNSKVMDLEQKYFVCTVERHLTGIAIGTISACVLLAFMAAWIYLMVPKHQSRSNFIKNMYSSPGYSLLPVHVNLSDGP, translated from the exons atgcatttatttacttttgcaCTAGTTTTTATTGTGTATAGCCGTAGAGTCCAAAGTGCAACGTTGTGTGACAGTGATTTTTGTGTGTGCCGTGTAAATCATAGTGAAAATGAGGATTTTGGTGAAACAATAGATTGCTCGTACAATCCTAGAATTTTAAAAGACAACTACGACCTCCCTGATACAGTATATTCTTTAGATTTATCGTGgaataatttaactattataaaCTCAACGAAAATCTTCAAATCAAATACCTTAATTGAATTACTATTAGATAACAATAGAATTACGGAAATTGAAAGCACTGCCCTACAATTACCTAAGTTGAAGAAACTCGATTTAAGCaacaacaatttaaatattattgataaggaaacttttaaaaacataaaccaATTAGAGTATTTGAACCTTgccaataataaatttcacacCGTGTCCTCATTATCATTTCATCATCTCGGAGGTCTATCGGAAATTATTCTCGACAACAATGATTTAGGAATGagcctgaaaaataaaaacttattcgaTAGAAGTGGATACGGCCTGACTCATAAAATTCGATCATTATCAATAAGTGGAATCGGCCTAAATACAGTCTACGATAATTTCTTTGTCGACGCATACGATATAAGGAAATTAatcatttctaataataacataagcGCAGTATTTGAACTGCCCATAACACTAGAATACCTGGATTTGTCGGATAATCCAATACGTGAGATTTCGGGGGAAGATTTTTCTGATGTCCCGGCTCTGAAAGTTTTGCTACtgaataatttgtcaatcaaCGAAGTACCAGAATTTGCGTTTACGTCATTACGAGGTCTTGTAAACCTGCAACTCgagagaaataaaaatttaactgaTTTTAACGTACTTGCTTTCGGTCAAGATGTCTTAGAAGATGCAGATGATTTTACGTTAGAAAACTTATCGCTAAAGGGCTCGAGACTGACGACTCTTTCTAATAAACTAAAGGTACCCTTTGGACAACTCGTACATTTGGATTTACAGGGAAACTTGTGGAATTGTGACTGTAGTTTTAAATGGATAAAGACGCTGCAgattaatgataaatattcaGAGCATTTACG aTGCTACACACCGCGGCCCTACTTTAATAGTAAAGTAATGGATTTAGAACAAAAGTATTTCGTGTGTACTGTGGAGAGGCATTTGACCGGAATAGCAATTGGCACTATTTCCGCCTGTGTGTTGCTAGCCTTTATGGCTGCGTGGATCTATTTGATGGTGCCCAAACACCAATCAAGAAGtaatttcatcaaaaatatGTACTCTTCTCCAGGGTACTCGTTATTACCTGTTCATGTGAACCTCAGCGATGGACCATAg